In the Quercus lobata isolate SW786 chromosome 5, ValleyOak3.0 Primary Assembly, whole genome shotgun sequence genome, one interval contains:
- the LOC115991377 gene encoding receptor-like protein EIX2, which produces MRPTIANYLGLGDTHLGCKEHERQALLKIKQDLIDDYGLLSSWSSNQDCCMWSGLRCSNQTGHVIMLNLNASSFRSWPLRGKLNPSLFELKYLTYLDVSFNDFNQSQIPEIIGSLSNLRHLDLYHANFGRNIPFQLGNLSNLQYLNLGWNNFNIPENIEWLPQLSSLEYLCMSTVNLSKVNNWLHVVNKLPYLTSLYLFSCNLPNIFSVPLVNSSTSLDGLDLSYNSLTSSSSVLEWLFNSNTSIVALDLSYNRFQGLIPDGFSKINSLAKLYFYKNEFEGGIPKSFGGMCNLKILSLSLNNLSGQLLEFFQNLTGCANHSIQSLNFDWNQIMGSLPDITMFPSLRILRLHSNHLKGIVPESLGKQSNLETLYLSNNSLEGVISEAHFSNLTKLKHLALPHTLVFNFSFDWVPPFQLDEISLGSCQLGPRFPTWLRTQKYYSWIDISNSGISDIISNSDWIFSRQVEYMNLSFNQISGQIPNLSLEFTSYPIIDLSSNKLEGGIPQFLFESAYLDVSKNMLSGPISALCEVQNGNLNFLVLSNNRLSGQIPDSCWMHLEGLQVLNLANNHFHGKIPSSVGFLHRIVSLDLDNNNFSGELPSSLNNCKELIFLNLGYNALVGQIPIWLGTSYPNLIILILRSNHFNGSVPIHLCHLEHLQVLDLALNQISGCIPKCLNNLSALTKKDSPDAAIIHSSLETIGIMEYVFSYIDHLFFMWKGKEHEYKNILGLLKSIDLSSNNLTGRIPGEVVELVGLVSLNLQETV; this is translated from the coding sequence ATGAGACCAACTATTGCAAATTATTTGGGGTTAGGAGATACTCACCTTGGCTGCAAAGAGCATGAGAGACAAGCTCTTCTCAAGATTAAACAAGACCTTATTGATGACTATGgccttctttcttcttggaGCTCCAATCAAGATTGTTGCATGTGGAGTGGGCTCAGGTGTAGCAACCAAACAGGCCACGTCATCATGCTCAATCTCAATGCCTCGTCCTTTCGCTCATGGCCTTTGCGAGGTAAACTTAATCCTTCCTTGTTTGAGTTGAAATATTTGACTTATTTGGATGTGAGCTTCAATGATTTTAATCAGAGCCAAATCCCAGAAATCATTGGTTCTCTCTCCAACTTGAGACACCTTGACCTTTATCATGCTAATTTCGGAAGAAATATACCTTTTCAGCTTGGGAATCTTTCCAACTTGCAATACCTTAATCTTGGTTggaataattttaatatacCTGAAAACATAGAGTGGCTCCCTCAACTTTCTTCTTTAGAATACCTTTGCATGAGTACCGTTAACCTGAGCAAAGTCAATAATTGGCTCCATGTTGTGAATAAACTGCCATACTTGACATCCTTGTACTTGTTCTCTTGTAATCTTCCGAATATTTTCTCTGTTCCTCTTGTCAATTCTTCTACTTCTCTTGATGGCCTCGATCTCTCTTATAATAGtctcacttcttcttcttcagtacTAGAGTGGTTGTTCAACTCCAACACTAGTATTGTTGCACTTGATCTTAGTTATAATCGATTTCAAGGTTTAATTCCTGAtggttttagcaaaataaactcTCTTGCAAAGCTCTATTTCTATAAGAATGAGTTTGAAGGAGGGATACCAAAAAGCTTTGGTGGTATGtgtaatttgaaaatattgtctCTATCATTGAACAATCTTAGCGGACAACTTCtagaattttttcaaaacttgaCTGGTTGTGCAAACCACTCAATCcaaagtttgaattttgattggAATCAAATAATGGGATCGTTACCTGATATCACAATGTTTCCATCATTGAGAATATTAAGGCTTCATAGTAATCATTTGAAAGGGATCGTGCCTGAAAGTTTGGGAAAACAATCCAATCTAGAGACTTTGTATCTTTCTAATAATTCATTGGAAGGTGTTATTTCTGAAGCCCACTTCTCAAACCTCACAAAATTGAAGCATTTGGCTTTACCTCATACCTTGGTTTTCAACTTCAGCTTTGATTGGGTTCCACCTTTTCAATTAGATGAGATAAGTTTAGGGTCTTGCCAATTGGGCCCTCGATTCCCAACATGGCTTCGAActcaaaaatattattcttGGATTGATATTTCTAATTCTGGAATTTCGGATATCATTTCCAATTCAGATTGGATATTCTCTCGTCAAGTAGAATATATGAATTTGTCTTTCAACCAAATAAGTGGTCAAATTCCAAATTTGTCATTGGAGTTTACTTCTTATCCCATCATAGACTTGAGTTCAAATAAACTTGAAGGTGGAATAccacaatttttatttgaatcgGCGTATTTGGATGTTTCCAAGAATATGCTTTCAGGCCCAATCTCCGCCTTATGTGAAGTTCAGAATGGTAACTTGAACTTTCTAGTTCTCTCCAATAACAGGTTATCAGGACAGATTCCTGACTCATGTTGGATGCATCTTGAAGGATTACAAGTTCTTAATTTGGCAAATAATCATTTTCATGGGAAAATCCCAAGCTCGGTGGGATTTCTACATAGGATTGTATCATTGGATTTAGACAACAATAATTTTAGTGGGGAACTTCCTTCTTCCTTGAATAATTGCAAGGAGTTGATCTTCCTTAATCTTGGATACAATGCTCTGGTAGGACAGATACCAATATGGTTAGGGACTAGTTATCCAAATTTAATTATCCTTATCCTTCGATCCAATCACTTCAATGGAAGCGTACCTATTCATCTCTGCCATCTAGAACATCTTCAAGTTTTGGACCTTGCTTTAAACCAAATCTCAGGATGTATACCAAAATGCCTCAACAATCTTTCTGCTTTGACTAAAAAAGATAGTCCAGATGCTGCCATTATCCATTCTTCTCTAGAAACTATCGGCATTATGGAATATGTGTTTTCTTATATTGatcatttgttttttatgtgGAAAGGAAAAGAGCATGAGTATAAAAATATTCTTGGACTATTAAAAAGCATAGATCTCTCAAGCAATAATTTAACTGGGCGGATTCCAGGAGAGGTTGTGGAGCTTGTTGGATTGGTTTCCTTAAATCTTCAAGAAACCGTTTAA
- the LOC115988726 gene encoding cytosolic sulfotransferase 15-like — protein sequence MTITHYPKNQSSNGGEEEELSHECKELLLSLPKEKGWRTSHLYKYQEFWCQAIEIQSIVSFQRHFQASDNDVVLATIPKSGTTWLKALAFAIVNRKRFALENNHPLLTSNPHDLVPFFEYKLYANRQLPDLSNLPHPRIFGTHLPFPSLPDSIKKSGCRVVYICRNPFDTFISSWHFLNKVDPGSKARMSLDEAFEMYCKGVIGFGPFWDHMLGYWKESIGRPHKVLFLKYEDLKEDVTFHLKKLAEFLGFPFSLEEERVGDVEKIAKLCSFENMKEMEVNKAGKSIKYFENRALFRKGEVGDWVNYLTPRMVDEMEQLAKVVEEKLGSSGLSFKVFS from the exons ATGACTATCACTCATTACCCAAAAAACCAATCAAGtaatggaggagaagaagaagaactaagCCATGAATGCAAGgaacttcttctttctcttcccaAAGAAAAAGGGTGGAGAACCTCTCATCTCTACAAGTACCAAGAGTTTTGGTGCCAAGCAATTGAAATCCAATCCATAGTCTCATTCCAAAGGCACTTCCAAGCAAGTGACAATGATGTTGTATTAGCCACCATTCCAAAATCAGGCACCACATGGTTAAAAGCTTTGGCTTTTGCTATTGTGAATCGTAAGCGTTTTGCTTTGGAAAATAATCATCCTTTGCTTACTTCAAACCCTCATGATCTTGTACCTTTCTTTGAGTACAAGCTCTATGCCAACCGCCAACTTCCTGATCTCTCTAACCTTCCACACCCTAGAATTTTTGGCACCCATCTTCCATTTCCTTCCTTGCCTGATTCAATAAAGAAGTCCGGTTGCCGGGTTGTTTATATTTGTCGAAACCCTTTTGACACTTTCATCTCCTCATGGCATTTTCTTAACAAAGTTGATCCTGGATCTAAAGCTCGAATGTCACTAGATGAAGCCTTTGAAATGTATTGTAAGGGCGTAATTGGATTTGGTCCCTTTTGGGACCATATGTTGGGGTACTGGAAAGAGAGCATAGGGAGACCTCACAAGGTGTTGTTCTTGAAGTATGAGGACCTGAAAGAAGACGTCACTTTTCACTTGAAAAAGCTAGCAGAGTTTTTGGGGTTCCCATTTTCTTTGGAGGAGGAGAGAGTTGGTGATGTTGAAAAGATAGCAAAACTTTGTAGTTTTGAGAATATGAAGGAGATGGAGGTAAACAAGGCTGGCAAGTCTATTAAGTACTTTGAAAACAGAGCCTTGTTTAGGAAGGGTGAGGTGGGAGACTGGGTTAACTATTTGACACCAAGAATGGTggatgaaa tggAGCAATTGGCCAAGGTGGTGGAGGAAAAGTTAGGTAGTTCTGGTTTGTCATTTAAAGTGTTCTCTTAG